A section of the Bacillota bacterium genome encodes:
- a CDS encoding V-type ATP synthase subunit K: protein MNLSVGGVLAFIAVGIAVGFPGIGSAIGVGLVGKAGSGVITEDPDKFGQILLLQAIPGTQGIYGLLTGLMIMMRVGVLGGTIPSIPALTGVMLIGSAIPIGLVGWLSAISQGKVAAAGVSIVAKRPEEMGKAVIFAAMVETYAVLALLASLLLLFSIQI from the coding sequence ATGAATCTGTCAGTCGGGGGAGTCCTCGCATTCATCGCGGTGGGGATCGCTGTGGGGTTCCCAGGCATCGGTTCCGCGATCGGGGTTGGGCTGGTTGGCAAGGCCGGGTCAGGCGTCATCACTGAGGACCCGGATAAGTTCGGTCAGATCCTTCTTCTCCAGGCCATCCCGGGCACTCAGGGTATTTACGGGCTTCTTACAGGGCTCATGATAATGATGCGCGTCGGGGTGCTGGGCGGAACCATACCTTCGATCCCCGCTCTCACCGGCGTCATGCTCATAGGCTCCGCTATCCCGATCGGCCTCGTCGGATGGCTCTCCGCGATCTCCCAGGGCAAGGTCGCAGCAGCCGGAGTCAGCATAGTCGCTAAGCGTCCAGAGGAAATGGGTAAAGCGGTCATCTTCGCCGCAATGGTCGAGACCTACGCCGTGCTTGCGCTCCTTGCGAGCCTCTTGCTCCTCTTCTCAATCCAGATCTAG
- a CDS encoding V-type ATP synthase subunit E, translated as MQNLDRLKARIIDEAKARASQILAQADEKVRETLLEAKRNGERRAKEIENAATRAREEQMRRGRIGLALEERNAILRVKGDMIDAVLAEIPERLGKLPDDTYLDLASAMILSASPSGDVEIVPSPRDRSRITPEFLLCVENKLKAAGLSARFSMAREDADTSGGFILRMPNVEVDCSLEALRDLYRQELEPLVAQELFGGGDGLPE; from the coding sequence ATGCAGAACCTAGACAGGCTCAAGGCCAGGATCATTGATGAGGCGAAAGCCCGTGCTTCCCAGATCCTCGCGCAGGCTGATGAAAAGGTCCGGGAGACCCTGCTCGAGGCGAAACGTAACGGGGAACGCAGGGCGAAAGAGATCGAGAATGCCGCGACCCGGGCACGAGAGGAGCAAATGCGCCGGGGGCGGATCGGCCTTGCGCTGGAGGAACGGAATGCAATCCTCCGGGTCAAGGGCGATATGATTGATGCCGTGCTCGCTGAGATACCAGAGCGCCTGGGGAAACTCCCAGATGACACGTATCTCGATCTGGCGTCCGCGATGATCCTGTCCGCATCTCCTAGCGGAGACGTGGAGATAGTGCCGTCGCCAAGGGACCGCAGCCGGATTACCCCAGAGTTCCTTCTGTGTGTCGAGAACAAGCTGAAAGCAGCGGGCCTCTCCGCCAGGTTCAGCATGGCGCGTGAGGATGCGGACACATCCGGGGGTTTCATCTTGCGGATGCCCAATGTCGAAGTAGATTGTTCTCTTGAGGCCCTGCGCGACCTGTACCGGCAAGAGCTCGAACCCCTGGTGGCGCAGGAACTTTTTGGAGGGGGCGACGGACTCCCGGAGTGA
- a CDS encoding V-type ATP synthase subunit I — protein MSRVTVIGHEDRVGDVVDLLQRQGNVEVTLFGTDLSDEERRCHGCPFEPGATLARLEGLLSELKYTIDFMAKHHRIPKTMLENFTGYRLRMTASEWDRLIQGESQAVSELYGRARSLDEELTVLAAEEAKAASGIEALQAWLNAGFRIDQSRAGQFVTVVMGTLAADTCESSLSEISRTLLEFAWEVVGTLDKVSYVVIAYPTSVEEVAAQTLAAHGFSRASFSGFSDTPANEIEKLEAELERIHARRAEVMGMVEAFVSERPRAFALYDHLARERDKLAIVANFGGTKRTFVIEGWARTRDLPAIRGSVEGEFPDVVVLDRPAMEGEQPPVDLVNGPLAYPFEAVTRIMGLPKVGGIDPSPLLAPFFFVFFGVCLTDAPYGVALAVIGYLLLKKTRAKGMGRQLLFLIMAGGLSTFIMGALFGGWFGDLFARVFGLRPIWFDPLKEPLKFLLLAFGLGVIQIFFGLAVKAYDNIRRGNPLAALFDQGFWAVFLIGLGLTIGGGSLGPGVAKAARYVAIVGALGLVATQGRHHKNPLMRVGSGLLSLYSTTSYVSDVVSYARLFGLGFTTAVLGMVINDIALRPAGIPIVGPIIVVVGLAFGHAFNLLINVIGAYVHSSRLQYVEFFSKFYETGGKRFSPFRVTMKYVEVDNPKEA, from the coding sequence ATGAGTAGGGTGACCGTCATCGGTCACGAGGACCGTGTCGGTGATGTCGTCGACCTACTGCAACGCCAGGGCAACGTGGAGGTTACCCTGTTCGGGACTGACCTCTCCGATGAGGAGAGGCGTTGTCATGGTTGCCCGTTCGAGCCCGGGGCGACTCTTGCACGGCTCGAAGGGCTTCTGTCCGAACTCAAGTACACCATCGATTTCATGGCCAAGCACCACCGGATCCCCAAGACGATGCTGGAGAACTTCACCGGGTACCGTCTGAGGATGACCGCGTCCGAATGGGACCGCTTGATCCAGGGCGAATCTCAGGCCGTATCGGAACTGTATGGCCGGGCGAGGAGTCTCGACGAGGAACTCACCGTGCTTGCGGCTGAGGAGGCCAAGGCTGCCTCGGGGATCGAGGCTCTCCAGGCTTGGCTGAATGCTGGCTTCCGGATCGACCAGTCCCGAGCGGGGCAGTTCGTCACAGTGGTCATGGGCACCTTAGCGGCGGACACCTGTGAGTCGTCGCTTTCTGAGATCTCTCGGACCCTGCTTGAATTCGCGTGGGAGGTCGTTGGCACGCTCGATAAGGTGTCCTACGTAGTGATCGCCTACCCAACCTCGGTGGAAGAAGTGGCGGCACAGACCCTGGCCGCACACGGCTTTTCCCGGGCATCCTTTTCTGGCTTTTCTGACACCCCTGCCAACGAAATCGAGAAGCTCGAGGCGGAACTGGAGCGGATCCACGCACGCAGGGCAGAGGTCATGGGCATGGTGGAGGCATTCGTATCCGAGAGGCCACGCGCGTTCGCGCTCTACGACCACCTGGCCCGGGAGCGGGACAAGCTTGCAATCGTGGCCAACTTCGGCGGCACCAAGAGGACTTTCGTGATAGAAGGCTGGGCACGAACGCGCGATCTCCCCGCCATCCGTGGGTCGGTTGAGGGGGAGTTCCCGGATGTGGTGGTGCTGGACCGCCCTGCGATGGAAGGGGAGCAGCCGCCAGTGGACCTGGTCAACGGCCCTCTCGCTTACCCATTCGAGGCGGTCACCAGGATAATGGGTCTTCCCAAGGTAGGCGGGATCGACCCTTCCCCGCTTCTGGCCCCCTTCTTTTTCGTTTTCTTCGGTGTATGCCTGACAGACGCTCCTTACGGGGTGGCCCTTGCGGTCATAGGATACCTCCTTCTCAAGAAGACCAGGGCGAAGGGCATGGGCCGTCAGCTTTTGTTCCTGATCATGGCCGGGGGATTGTCCACGTTCATCATGGGTGCGCTGTTCGGGGGATGGTTCGGCGATCTGTTCGCGCGGGTCTTCGGTCTCAGGCCGATCTGGTTTGACCCTCTCAAGGAGCCGTTGAAGTTTCTCCTCCTAGCATTCGGGCTCGGGGTCATCCAGATCTTCTTCGGCCTCGCGGTCAAGGCCTACGATAACATACGCCGGGGGAATCCTCTTGCGGCCCTCTTCGATCAGGGTTTTTGGGCGGTGTTCCTCATCGGGCTGGGGCTCACGATCGGGGGCGGATCACTCGGGCCGGGTGTGGCCAAGGCCGCCCGGTACGTTGCTATTGTTGGTGCCCTGGGGCTCGTGGCGACGCAGGGCCGGCACCATAAGAACCCTCTTATGCGTGTCGGGTCCGGGTTGTTGAGTCTCTACTCGACCACATCCTACGTGAGCGACGTTGTGTCCTACGCGAGGCTGTTCGGACTCGGGTTCACCACCGCGGTCTTGGGCATGGTTATCAACGATATCGCACTCAGGCCCGCGGGCATCCCGATAGTTGGCCCGATCATTGTCGTGGTTGGGCTGGCCTTCGGCCACGCCTTCAACCTCCTGATCAACGTGATAGGCGCGTACGTGCACTCGAGCAGGCTGCAGTACGTGGAGTTCTTCAGCAAGTTCTACGAAACGGGTGGGAAGAGGTTCTCGCCCTTCAGAGTCACCATGAAGTACGTTGAGGTCGACAATCCGAAGGAGGCATAA